A DNA window from Trichosurus vulpecula isolate mTriVul1 chromosome 2, mTriVul1.pri, whole genome shotgun sequence contains the following coding sequences:
- the LOC118839669 gene encoding von Willebrand factor A domain-containing protein 5A-like isoform X1 has translation MEYPCGLLTRSKQPVPLKSISVAVSICEFVADVSATLDYKNEEADPVEAFFVFPMDEDSAVYSFQALVDGKSIVAEIQEKQQAQENYENAISQGQQAFLLEQDSSSGDIFSCSLGNLPPGQKASVTLSYVQELSLEADGAVHFVLPAILNPRYVLQESAEADNITSQIPRVPGKELPYTFSVSANVCSHNGIEKVQSNCALSPLQYLEDDKTVAQVSLAEGHQFDRDVEILVYYREVNTPSVSVELAQADAKPGSLMGDPAVMVSFYPSIPESWGENTAEFIFLMDRSGSMSSQMNTKEGAQLRIDSAKETLVLLLKSLPLGCLFNIYGFGSSFESFFPESVEYTQKSMEEAVQKVKALEANLGGTEILEPLKDIYSKSCRPGHPRQLFVFTDGEVSDTRRVVAEVQRHSQNHRCFSFGIGEGASTRLVKGIARAAGGTAEFITGRDRMQPKALRSLKRALQPVVQDVSLTWTLPPGIETTLLSPAPTVIFQGQRLIVYAQLKGTNASQEAAGEVCLHYILQGDAFKNTVPFSLEPKADDKLTIHRLAAKSLIQTLDGHLQDAAEEKKRVVDVSLQSGVVSSHTAYIAINKELNQPIQGPLTRRDIPLPFTYGSASALHHIARSAGSLACSARLCSYSVPRISNTFGACADLGAIGKCSSPFKKTKTAMSAYSAKTSFKMASTPGSPNIMFTENFMARDTSPPESPLLQLISLQKADGSWELDEALASVLGVSVQSALAALPDQSKDVPRWATILAVLWMHSSSWDQREEWELLERKAVAWIQARSDSSLGECIKAANALLKSSVDPAVFGL, from the exons ATGGAGTACCCTTGTGGTCTTCTCACCCGCTCCAAGCAGCCAG TGCCTCTTAAGAGCATCTCTGTGGCTGTGTCTATCTGTGAGTTTGTGGCAGATGTGTCTGCAACCCTGGACTACAAGAATGAGGAAGCAGATCCTGTGGAAGCATTCTTTGTGTTCCCCATGGATGAAGACTCTGCTGTTTATAGCTTCCAGGCTCTGGTGGATGGGAAGAGTATAGTGGCAGAAATACAAGAGAAGCAGCAG GCCCAGGAGAATTATGAGAATGCCATCTCCCAAGGCCAGCAAGCCTTCCTTCTGGAGCAGGATAGCAGCTCTGGTGACATCTTCAGCTGCAGTCTAGGAAATTTGCCCCCTGGCCAGAAGGCTTCTGTCACTCTGAGCTATGTTCAGGAACTATCCCTGGAGGCAGATGGGGCTGTTCACTTTGTCCTGCCAGCCATCTTGAATCCACGCTATGTCCTGCAAG AGTCAGCTGAGGCAGACAACATCACCTCTCAAATCCCTCGGGTTCCTGGCAAGGAGCTGCCCTACACATTTAGTGTCAGTGCCAACGTCTGCTCTCACAACGGCATTGAGAAAGTCCAGTCCAACTGTGCTCTGAGTCCCCTGCAGTACTTGGAAGATGACAAGACTGTTGCCCAG GTTTCCTTGGCTGAAGGGCATCAGTTTGATCGGGATGTGGAGATTCTGGTTTACTACAGAGAGGTGAACACACCCAGTGTGTCTGTGGAGCTGGCCCAGGCTGATGCCAAACCAG GTTCCCTGATGGGAGATCCAGCTGTGATGGTGAGTTTCTACCCTAGCATCCCTGAGTCTTGGGGAGAGAACACTGCTGAATTTATCTTCCTCATGGACCGCTCAGGGAGTATGTCTTCCCAAATGAATACCAAAGAAGGTGCCCAGTTGCGCATAGATAGTGCTAAG GAAACTCTGGTCCTGTTGCTGAAGAGTTTGCCCCTTGGCTGTCTTTTCAATATCTATGGCTTTGGATCCTCCTTTGAGTCATTCTTTCC AGAGAGTGTGGAGTACACACAGAAGTCCATGGAGGAGGCTGTGCAAAAAGTAAAGGCTCTAGAAGCAAACCTGGGAGGGACTGAAATCTTAGAGCCCCTGAAGGACATTTATAGCAAGTCCTGCAGGCCAGGCCACCCTCGGCAG CTCTTCGTCTTCACAGATGGAGAAGTTAGTGATACTCGGAGGGTCGTTGCTGAAGTTCAacgccacagtcagaatcacag GTGTTTCTCTTTTGGAATTGGAGAAGGGGCTTCCACCAGACTCGTTAAAGGCATTGCTCGGGCAGCTGGGGGCACTGCAGAGTTCATCACAGGCAGGGACAGAATGCAGCCCAAG GCTCTCCGGTCCCTCAAGCGGGCTCTGCAGCCAGTGGTACAGGATGTCTCCCTGACCTGGACTCTGCCCCCTGGGATAGAGACTACCTTGCTCTCTCCAGCTCCTACTGTCATCTTCCAGGGTCAGAGGTTAATCGTCTATGCCCAGTTGAAAGGGACAAATGCA TCCCAAGAGGCAGCAGGTGAGGTGTGTCTTCACTACATACTGCAAGGTGATGCCTTCAAGAACACAGTGCCATTTTCCCTGGAGCCCAAAGCAGATGACAA ACTTACTATTCACCGGCTGGCTGCCAAGTCCTTGATCCAGACCCTTGACGGACATTTACAGGATGCtgcagaggagaagaaaagagtggTAGATGTCAGCCTTCAGTCGGGAGTTGTCTCCTCTCACACTGCCTACATTGCTATCAACAAGGAGCTCAATCAGCCCATTCAGGGGCCCCTAACTCGCAGGGATATTCCATTGCCTTTTACTTATGGCAGTGCCTCGGCTTTGCACCATATTGCAAGAAGTGCAG GTAGTTTAGCCTGTTCTGCTCGCTTATGTTCATATTCTGTACCTCGGATTTCTAACACCTTTGGAGCCTGTGCTGATTTAG GAGCTATCGGAAAGTGCTCCTCTCCAttcaaaaaaacaaagactgCCATGAGTGCATATTCAGCGAAGACTTCTTTTAAAATGGCATCAACCCCAGGGAGCCCAAATATCATGTTCACAGAGAATTTCATGGCTAGAG ACACATCCCCTCCAGAGTCTCCGCTTCTGCAGCTGATTTCCCTCCAGAAGGCAGATGGTTCCTGGGAACTGGATGAAGCTCTGGCCTCAGTCCTGGGTGTGAGTGTTCAGAGTGCCTTAGCTGCATTGCCTGACCAG AGTAAAGATGTCCCAAGATGGGCCACTATCTTGGCTGTGCTGTGGATGCACAGCTCCAGTTGGGACCAGAGAGAAGAATGGGAACTCCTGGAAAGGAAGGCTGTGGCATGGATCCAGGCTCGATCTG ATTCCTCCCTGGGTGAATGCATCAAAGCTGCCAATGCTCTCCTGAAATCATCTGTGGATCCTGCTGTCTTTGGTCTGTGA
- the LOC118839669 gene encoding von Willebrand factor A domain-containing protein 5A-like isoform X2: MEYPCGLLTRSKQPVPLKSISVAVSICEFVADVSATLDYKNEEADPVEAFFVFPMDEDSAVYSFQALVDGKSIVAEIQEKQQAQENYENAISQGQQAFLLEQDSSSGDIFSCSLGNLPPGQKASVTLSYVQELSLEADGAVHFVLPAILNPRYVLQESAEADNITSQIPRVPGKELPYTFSVSANVCSHNGIEKVQSNCALSPLQYLEDDKTVAQVSLAEGHQFDRDVEILVYYREVNTPSVSVELAQADAKPGSLMGDPAVMVSFYPSIPESWGENTAEFIFLMDRSGSMSSQMNTKEGAQLRIDSAKETLVLLLKSLPLGCLFNIYGFGSSFESFFPESVEYTQKSMEEAVQKVKALEANLGGTEILEPLKDIYSKSCRPGHPRQLFVFTDGEVSDTRRVVAEVQRHSQNHRCFSFGIGEGASTRLVKGIARAAGGTAEFITGRDRMQPKALRSLKRALQPVVQDVSLTWTLPPGIETTLLSPAPTVIFQGQRLIVYAQLKGTNASQEAAGEVCLHYILQGDAFKNTVPFSLEPKADDKMLQRRRKEW, from the exons ATGGAGTACCCTTGTGGTCTTCTCACCCGCTCCAAGCAGCCAG TGCCTCTTAAGAGCATCTCTGTGGCTGTGTCTATCTGTGAGTTTGTGGCAGATGTGTCTGCAACCCTGGACTACAAGAATGAGGAAGCAGATCCTGTGGAAGCATTCTTTGTGTTCCCCATGGATGAAGACTCTGCTGTTTATAGCTTCCAGGCTCTGGTGGATGGGAAGAGTATAGTGGCAGAAATACAAGAGAAGCAGCAG GCCCAGGAGAATTATGAGAATGCCATCTCCCAAGGCCAGCAAGCCTTCCTTCTGGAGCAGGATAGCAGCTCTGGTGACATCTTCAGCTGCAGTCTAGGAAATTTGCCCCCTGGCCAGAAGGCTTCTGTCACTCTGAGCTATGTTCAGGAACTATCCCTGGAGGCAGATGGGGCTGTTCACTTTGTCCTGCCAGCCATCTTGAATCCACGCTATGTCCTGCAAG AGTCAGCTGAGGCAGACAACATCACCTCTCAAATCCCTCGGGTTCCTGGCAAGGAGCTGCCCTACACATTTAGTGTCAGTGCCAACGTCTGCTCTCACAACGGCATTGAGAAAGTCCAGTCCAACTGTGCTCTGAGTCCCCTGCAGTACTTGGAAGATGACAAGACTGTTGCCCAG GTTTCCTTGGCTGAAGGGCATCAGTTTGATCGGGATGTGGAGATTCTGGTTTACTACAGAGAGGTGAACACACCCAGTGTGTCTGTGGAGCTGGCCCAGGCTGATGCCAAACCAG GTTCCCTGATGGGAGATCCAGCTGTGATGGTGAGTTTCTACCCTAGCATCCCTGAGTCTTGGGGAGAGAACACTGCTGAATTTATCTTCCTCATGGACCGCTCAGGGAGTATGTCTTCCCAAATGAATACCAAAGAAGGTGCCCAGTTGCGCATAGATAGTGCTAAG GAAACTCTGGTCCTGTTGCTGAAGAGTTTGCCCCTTGGCTGTCTTTTCAATATCTATGGCTTTGGATCCTCCTTTGAGTCATTCTTTCC AGAGAGTGTGGAGTACACACAGAAGTCCATGGAGGAGGCTGTGCAAAAAGTAAAGGCTCTAGAAGCAAACCTGGGAGGGACTGAAATCTTAGAGCCCCTGAAGGACATTTATAGCAAGTCCTGCAGGCCAGGCCACCCTCGGCAG CTCTTCGTCTTCACAGATGGAGAAGTTAGTGATACTCGGAGGGTCGTTGCTGAAGTTCAacgccacagtcagaatcacag GTGTTTCTCTTTTGGAATTGGAGAAGGGGCTTCCACCAGACTCGTTAAAGGCATTGCTCGGGCAGCTGGGGGCACTGCAGAGTTCATCACAGGCAGGGACAGAATGCAGCCCAAG GCTCTCCGGTCCCTCAAGCGGGCTCTGCAGCCAGTGGTACAGGATGTCTCCCTGACCTGGACTCTGCCCCCTGGGATAGAGACTACCTTGCTCTCTCCAGCTCCTACTGTCATCTTCCAGGGTCAGAGGTTAATCGTCTATGCCCAGTTGAAAGGGACAAATGCA TCCCAAGAGGCAGCAGGTGAGGTGTGTCTTCACTACATACTGCAAGGTGATGCCTTCAAGAACACAGTGCCATTTTCCCTGGAGCCCAAAGCAGATGACAA GATGCtgcagaggagaagaaaagagtggTAG